Genomic DNA from Pseudomonas fluorescens:
CCGCAGCAACTGGCCGGGGTGGCCTACACCTTGAAGACCGACGGCGACACCCGTTATGGCTACACGCTGGGAGTGGCCTATGAACCCATGCCGTTTACCCGGGTATCCCTGACGTACCGCTCGAAGGTGCAGCACAAGGTCGACGGTACCGAGAACGGAATGGATTCGACCATCCGTCAACGCACACCTGAGTCGCTGGCACTGGATGCGCAAATTCCGATCAGCCAGAGCACGCTGCTGTTTGGCTCGGTTTTCTGGGCCAAGTGGACCGGTGTGAGCCTTGCTCCTCCGTTGTTTACCGCCACCTTCGGTATGCCGGTAAAGGTGTTCGAAAATGACACCATTCGTTATACGCTGGGTGCTGGATATCGCATCAATGAAAATGCAACATTAATCGGTGCTTTTATCTATGAGAAAGAGAAAGAAGAGTTCTCTCCACTTGCCCCCACCTCAGGAATCAAGGCATTGAGCGTGGGCTTGAAGTATGATGTGGGCCACGGATTCAATGTCACACCCATGGTGACCTATAGTAAATTTGGCGACATGTCGAGTCCGGTATTTGGAGAGTATCGTGACAACACAATGACAATCTACTCACTGAAAACCAGTTATAACTTCTAACACGGCGCGCTGGACTAGCGCACGGGGAACAGTCTCTCCGATGGATTATTCCATGTAAAACCGGACACCAACTCCCTCTTAAGAAAGGTCTGACTTAACCCTATATATCCGTCCACTTCAGGAAACCTCTAAAAACTATCTGCATTGTCATCGCTGCGTTAAAAAGGCTAAAAATGCTAACTTACAACGTTAAAGTCTGATGCGTCTCAGACCGTCTAACGCCTGCCTTTGCCTTGCGCTGACTGCATTTTGCAACGTTTTTAGAGGTATCCTTCAACTTTCGCCGACTTTAACAACGGCAAACCATATTTCATGAGGGGGAGTTTCCTATGGCGCTGTATGACCTCCCGCACCTGATAGGTTCGAGCGAAGTGCTCGTTATTGAGGCTGTATTTGTTCAGTGAGCCAGTACAGGGCTAGACTGGCGCCAGCCCCAGTCGTCACGCCGGTCAACCAATGCCTCTCCTTCCGCCAGATACCGCCGAACAGACAACGTTGACCCTGGAAGTGGTGCTGCGTTACCACATGGCGTGGAAACGCCGCGACTTGGAGGCGATTCTCGCGATGTATCACCCGCAAGTGCAGTACAACGATTTCTTCCAGAACCGCAGCATGGGCCTGACCGAGTTGCGCGCTTACATCACCAGCACGTTGCCGCGTCATCCCGATGAGTATCTTGAACACAACGACCGCATCCGTGCAGATGGTTGTACCGCATTCATCCAGTACCAGACAGCGCTGAAAGGCAGTGGCGAGCGTGTGGTTTTTCGCACCAGCGAAGCCATCACGGTATGTGATGGCCTGATCCTTCGTATAAACGAATATGCCTCACTGGTGCGCGACAGCGAGCCCCAGACTGGGCGCCACGCGCCCGCCATCAGTAAACTGGGTCTCTCGGCGCGTCAGCTGACTTTCATGGCGCGAGACTTGGCCGACTATTTTACGCGCCAGCAGCCATTCCTCGACCCGGATCTGGACCTCGCACGGATTGCCAGCGCCACCGGGTACAGTCGCAATCAGCTGTCTTACCTGCTGAATCAAGTGCTGGGACAAAGCTTCTATCGCTACGTGACCCAAGCCCGGTTGGCCTACCTGCTTGAGCGCCTCGTCAATCACGGTGAAAACGCGCCCATCGATGCCCTTGCGGCGAGTGCCGGATTCAACTCCACCTCGGCGTTCTACAAGGCCTTCCGCAGTCACACCAGTTGCACACCCAAGGCGTGGTTGAAAGCCAATTGCGCGCGTGCCCGCAGATAACACAGCCCCCGTCGCAGCGCATTAATCTCTGTCGGCAATCAACCGATGGAGCATGGGATGTCTGGCTGGGGTGGTGTGAGTTTGTGGATGGAGCAACTCGGCGAGGCGCTGACGCCGCGCCCGGCGTTGTATCAGGATCTGCAAGCAGACGTTGTGATTATCGGCGCCGGTTACAGTGGCCTCTGGGCGGCCTATTACCTTAAACAGCAAGCACCGCACCTGAACATTGTCATCGTTGAAGCACAGATTGCCGGCTTCGGCGCCTCCGGTCGCAATGGCGGCTGGTTGATGGGCAACCTGCTGGGCGAAGACCGGCTCCTGGGCCCACTACCTGCCGCGCAACGTCACGCAGGCTACCAACTGCTGCATGCAATCCCCGACGAGGTGGCGCGAGTGTGCCACCTCGAAGGCATCGATTGCGAACTGCGCAAAGGCGGCGTGCTGTACTGCGCGGCGCGTTATCCCGAGCAAGAACGGCGCCTGCGCGAACAGCTCGATGCTGTCCGCGGGCAAGGCCTGGGTGAAGACGACTACCGCTGGTTGAGCCCTCAGGCCTTGCGTGAACAGTTAAATGTGGCCCAGGCGTACGGCGCCCTGTACTCACCTCACTGCGCGACCATCCAGCCTGCACGGTTGGTACGGGGCCTGGCCGAAGCCGTCGAACGGATGGGTGTACGCATTTACGAGCAAAGCCCGGTGCTCGACTGGAAGCCAGGCCAGGTTCGAACCGAGCACGGTCGGGTGAGCGCCGATTGGGTGGTACCGGCGGTAGAAGGTTATGCCAGTACCCTGCCCCCGTTGAACAAGCATCAACTGGCCGCGCAAAGCCTGATCGTTGCGACTGAGCCGCTCCCGGCCGATGTATGGGCCGAAATCGGCCTGACCCGTGGCCAGGCGTTCAGCGAAAACAGCCGACAAGTCACCTACGGTCAGCGCAGCCGAGACGATCGCCTGGTGTTTGGCGCCCGCGGTGGATATCGCTTTGGCGGTCGCCTGCGCAGTGACTTCAACCTCACTCAGGCCGAACGAGCATTGCGGCAACACCTGTTTAGCGAGCTCTTTCCGATCTTGCGCAATGTGCGCCTGACCCATGCCTGGGGCGGCAATCTGGGGGTTGCCCGGTCCTTTCACCCGCACATGCTCGCCGACCGTCGCCAGCGGATCGCCCTGGCGGGTGGCTACGGAGGTGAAGGTGTAGGCGCCAGCAATCTGGGCGGCCGAACCGTGGCGGCGTTGATTCTTGACCAGGACAACGAACTGACTCGCCAGCCCTGGGTGCTGGATGACCGTCCCCTGGCCTCGTTGCCACGATGGGAGCCCGAGCCTCTGCGCTGGCTGGGTTACAACGCCATTATCCAGAGCTTCGTTCACGAGGATCAGGTATTGGCCAACCTCCATGCGCCACGCTGGCGTCGCCGGATGGCTGAAGGGCTGGCCGGTTGCATGGAACGTCTGATGAAGTCCAAGGAGCCGTTTGCATGAAGATCGATCATTTTCGCGACACAGCCCGTTTGCCTCTCGGTGAGCCTGGCGCTGTCGGTGTACCGCTGGGCGAGCCGCTTTCACAGGTTGCCACGGCATGCGTCGAGCGCGACGACGGCGTCGAGGCCGGCGTGTGGGAATGCACCCCCGGCCGCTGGCGGCGCCAGATCGTGCAACAGGAGTTCTGCCATTTCATTCAGGGGCGTTGCACCTTCACCCCGGACGGTGGTGAGGCCCTACATATCCAGGCCGGCGACGCGTTGATGTTCCCTGCGAACACGACGGGAGTCTGGGATGTACAAGAAACCGTTCGCAAGAGCTACGTACTGATTTTCTGAACTGCCTTCATCCATAACGCCTAGAACAAAGGTTGAGGTCTCGCATGTTGAAGTCGATCTTTCCGTTACTGTTGATCGTGTCTACCGCTCAGGCAGCAGACACCGTCAGGATCTACAACTGGAGCAGCTACATCGCTCCAGATACCCTGCAAAACTTTACCACCCAGACCGGGCACCAGACCCAATATGACCTGTACGACAGCAACGAGGTGCTCGACGCCAAACTGATGGCCGGCCATTCAGGCTATGACGTGGTGTTTCCCTCCAACCACTTCATGGCCCGGCAGATCACGGCCGGCGCACTCAAACCGCTGGACCGCAGCAAGCTCCCGAACTGGCACAACCTCAACCCGACGCTGATGAAGGTCCTGGAGGCCAATGACCCTGGTAACCGCTACGGTTTTCCCTACCTGTGGGGCAGCACCGGCATCGGCTACAACGTGGCCAAGGTCAAGGCGGTCCTGGGCGATGTACCGATAGACTCGTGGGACATTGTGTTCAAGCCGGAAAACATGAAGAAACTCGCCCGATGCGGCGTGGCGATGCTCGACAATGGTCCCGAGATCCTTCCCATCGCCTTGAACTACCTTGGCCTGCCGCATCACAGCAAGGACAAGGCCGACTACGAGAAGGCGCAGGCCTTGTTACTCAAGGTGCGCCCCTATGTGAGTTACTTCCACAACTCCAAGTACACCAGTGACCTTGCGACGGGTGACGTGTGTCTGGTCGTAGGATTTTCCGGCGATGTGATGCAGGCCGCAGCGCGAGCCAATGAGGCCGGGAACGGCCAGCAGATTGCTTACGCCATACCCAAGGAAGGCTCACCGATGTGGTTCGACATGGTCGCCATGCCCGCCGATGCGCCGAATGAAGGCGCCGGCTACGAATTTCTCAACTACCTGCTGGACCCCAAGGTGATGGCTGGCATCAGCAATCATGTGCACTATGCCAACGGCAACACCGCCGCCGAGGGGCTGGTCGACAAGGCCATCCGCAACGACCCGATGGTGTACCCGCCTGACAGCGTGATGAAAAAACTCTTTGTACTGGAGGCAATGCCATTAGAGAACGACCGGCTGCGCACGCGGGTCTGGAGCCGGATTAAAAGCGGGCAATGAAACCTGTCGCCGATGAAGCAGACACCCGGATCATCGGCGACATCTCCCGGGTCTCATCAGCCCTCTCGCGCATCAGGCAGGCGCAAGCGATCTATTTCGTCAAAGAGATTACAAAAAACGTCCACCAGGAACGGATCGAACTGGGTACCGGCTTGATCGGTGATGAAACGCCTTGAGCACTCGACATCCCAAGCCTGCTTATAGGCTCGAGGCATTCTAATGGCGTCATACACATCGCATATCGACACAATCCTTGCCGATAACGGGATTTCCTTGCCCCGCAATCCCTTTGGATAGCCGGTGCCATCCCAACGCTCATGATGCGACAGGGCAATTTCCGCTGCCAGGTCCGTCAACGGCGAACCCTCTGGGTCACGCAAGATTTCATAACCAATGCGGGCATGCTCCTGCATGATCGCCCGCTCCTGCGGCGTCAATGCTCCAGGCTTTTGCAGAATGGCATCTACAATGCCAATTTTTCCAACGTCGTGCATCGGTGCAGCCATCCTCATGAGGTCACACCATTGAGCGGGCATGCCGATAGCCTTGGCCAACAAAGCCGCGGACTCGCCAATACGGACAATATGCTGCCCCGTGTCGTCATCGCGATAGCTGGCTGCTCGACTCAAGCTGCTGCTGATCGCCTTGTAGCTGGAAGCCAGTTGGGCCGTGCGCAGCTCCACTTTGCGCTCGAGTTCAGCATTGACGTCGCGCAGCAGCTTGGCCGCCTGCGCCAGCTCCAGGCAATTACGCACCCTGAGCAACACTTCAGGAAGATCAATGGGTTTGGAGATGAAGTCGTTGGCGCCCCTTTCCAATCCTTTGCGCCTGTTCTGCTGATCACTCAAGGCCGTCACGATGATGACCGGTGACTCCGTGCGGTCACGTGTATTGAGGCGATCAAGGATCTCGAAGCCGTCGGGTGCGGGCATGTCCAGGTCCAACAACAGCAGGTCCCAGGCGTTCGCAAGCAACCAGTCCAGTCCTTTGGCAGAGTCGCTGAATGTGGTGATGTTCTGCAGGCCCACGGCTCGCAAGCACGAATCCAGAAGCCGGAGATTGGTGGCCACATCGTCGATAATGACGATCCTGCTTTGCGCATTTACTTTGGCAAACATACATCCGCCCTCCCCGTGGCGAGCGTCAAGACCAGACTACGAATACTCTGCCTCTCCAATGGAGAAGCGACGATGGCCTGGCATTCAAGGTGGCCAACCGAAGCGTGATCCACGGCCGCACGGACCACGATGATCGACATTGCAGTCGTTGGGATACTCGTGCGCAAGCCGCTGAAAAAAGTGTTCAGCACGGGTACAGGGTCCGGAGTGGCGACGATCAATACGCTGACCGCCGTGGCATCAAGCACGAGGCCGGCATCGGGCAAGGTATTGACCCGATCCAACTCAAAATCGCCGATTAACGCCTCTCGAACCACCTCACCATCCTGAGGGTCGTTACTCACCAACAGGACGCGTGGCAAGGCTATCGTCGACACTTTGGACGCGTTCCCCGGCACAGGAAGCGCCGCCGAGCACATGTCGATCCAGAAAGTCATCCCCACTTCGACGTTGCTTTCAAAGCCCATGGTGCCGTGCATCAGGAGCGCCAGGTCTCGGCACAACACCAAGCCAATGCCAGTTCCCGGGATGGACGAGTTCTCTTTTCCCAAGCGCTGGAAGGGCCTGAAAAGCTCGCCCTGCAAAGCCGGGGAAATGCCCATCCCGGTATCTGTCACATAAAGACGAAGCCTGGCTCCGTCCTCGACAACCGAAGCCCCCAGAGTGACGTCTCCACCGGGCCGGTTGTACTTGATTGCATTGGATAACAGATTGATCAGGACCTGCTTGAGGCGGCGCTTATCCGCCCAGACATGCCATGTATCCAGAGGAGCATTGATGTGCAAGGTCTGGCCATGCGCCGAGACTTGCTGCTGGACCATGTCAGCGCAGTTGGATAACAGGCTTGCCACGTGTACGGGCTTGAGATCGAGCAGTGGTTTCTCGGCCTGCAAGCTGGAGAGATCAAGCAGATCGTCAACCAACTGCATGAGATGCTCACTGGCTTCGATGATCTCCTGCAGGTTGGCCGTCTCCTCCAATGCCGGGGCAGGCGACTGCATGAGCCCCAACTGGGCAAACCCGTAGATCGCATTCAATGGCGTCCGCAGCTCATGGCTCATGCTGGAGATGAATTTGGACTTGGCGGTACTGGCGGCCTCTGCCTCCAGGGTTTTCTCCCGCAGATCCAACTGGGTCTGCTTGAGTGTCGTGATGTCGACACACGCCACGACCACGACACTGGAATCCTCCAGCCGGGAGGATTCCAGCGTACGGCCCCGGCATAGGATCCAGATCAGCTTTCCATGCACGTCCCTGATCCGGAACTCCACTTCCGGCGCCACGCTTGCACTGCCCCTGGCCTCTTCCAGGAACTGGGTGAAGGTTTGCCGATCCTCAATGGGAATGCTCTGCAGCAATGTCGCCATGGGCACTTCATTAGCGGCAAAACCGAAGCGCTGGCACAGGGCACCCTTGAGAATAAAACGCTGTCGTTTCGGGTAATACTCCCAGAGCCCTTCGGCAAAACTCTCCATGACCAACTCCAGACGCTGCTGGGTGGAGCTGCGAATGAACTCGGCCTGGGCCAGCTGCCTGCCCATCCCCAGTGCCTGGTTGGACATTGACCACAGTTCGGTGATATCGGAAGGACTTGCCGCTGGTTGCCAGTTACCCCGGCCGATCTCTCGCATCATGCGTGAGACCCCTTGCACCGGTATGCTCAACTGGCGACTGAGGTCACGCGTACGCCACCACATGAAGGCAAAGAACAAGGCATAGAACACAACCAGCCCCG
This window encodes:
- a CDS encoding cupin domain-containing protein; its protein translation is MKIDHFRDTARLPLGEPGAVGVPLGEPLSQVATACVERDDGVEAGVWECTPGRWRRQIVQQEFCHFIQGRCTFTPDGGEALHIQAGDALMFPANTTGVWDVQETVRKSYVLIF
- a CDS encoding sensor histidine kinase, which gives rise to MQAASKKRVSLRRWIWRAFASTSLLPLVLVEGVLITTYFITNQSIRNSQIEHLHQSATRDIQVSVQQNALLVQGQLEQVHKAISLYAKSTEHELTENQPPVAASLAVSADGVRYSAANDGASASFYSNVTPLQKQDLYKISLLANQDFMMKQLKDGDPLIASIYFNTWDSYNRIYPWFNTLEQYPHDMDITQYNFYYLADAKHNPDKKVVWTDVYLDPAGQGWMMSAIAPVYSGDFLEGVAGIDVTVDGILKQIEQLKMPWGGYLMLVNNKLDIMAVPKAGQRDFSLRAAENQPTGKPVDHERLQSPDLNLTRYPDLASLNKNLPGHPEGIVALTLNGRPHLVAWSGIPTTGWLLLAVVDEAAAMQETNLLASHYRDVGYLLIAGLVVFYALFFAFMWWRTRDLSRQLSIPVQGVSRMMREIGRGNWQPAASPSDITELWSMSNQALGMGRQLAQAEFIRSSTQQRLELVMESFAEGLWEYYPKRQRFILKGALCQRFGFAANEVPMATLLQSIPIEDRQTFTQFLEEARGSASVAPEVEFRIRDVHGKLIWILCRGRTLESSRLEDSSVVVVACVDITTLKQTQLDLREKTLEAEAASTAKSKFISSMSHELRTPLNAIYGFAQLGLMQSPAPALEETANLQEIIEASEHLMQLVDDLLDLSSLQAEKPLLDLKPVHVASLLSNCADMVQQQVSAHGQTLHINAPLDTWHVWADKRRLKQVLINLLSNAIKYNRPGGDVTLGASVVEDGARLRLYVTDTGMGISPALQGELFRPFQRLGKENSSIPGTGIGLVLCRDLALLMHGTMGFESNVEVGMTFWIDMCSAALPVPGNASKVSTIALPRVLLVSNDPQDGEVVREALIGDFELDRVNTLPDAGLVLDATAVSVLIVATPDPVPVLNTFFSGLRTSIPTTAMSIIVVRAAVDHASVGHLECQAIVASPLERQSIRSLVLTLATGRADVCLPK
- a CDS encoding polyamine ABC transporter substrate-binding protein, producing MLKSIFPLLLIVSTAQAADTVRIYNWSSYIAPDTLQNFTTQTGHQTQYDLYDSNEVLDAKLMAGHSGYDVVFPSNHFMARQITAGALKPLDRSKLPNWHNLNPTLMKVLEANDPGNRYGFPYLWGSTGIGYNVAKVKAVLGDVPIDSWDIVFKPENMKKLARCGVAMLDNGPEILPIALNYLGLPHHSKDKADYEKAQALLLKVRPYVSYFHNSKYTSDLATGDVCLVVGFSGDVMQAAARANEAGNGQQIAYAIPKEGSPMWFDMVAMPADAPNEGAGYEFLNYLLDPKVMAGISNHVHYANGNTAAEGLVDKAIRNDPMVYPPDSVMKKLFVLEAMPLENDRLRTRVWSRIKSGQ
- a CDS encoding NAD(P)/FAD-dependent oxidoreductase, yielding MSGWGGVSLWMEQLGEALTPRPALYQDLQADVVIIGAGYSGLWAAYYLKQQAPHLNIVIVEAQIAGFGASGRNGGWLMGNLLGEDRLLGPLPAAQRHAGYQLLHAIPDEVARVCHLEGIDCELRKGGVLYCAARYPEQERRLREQLDAVRGQGLGEDDYRWLSPQALREQLNVAQAYGALYSPHCATIQPARLVRGLAEAVERMGVRIYEQSPVLDWKPGQVRTEHGRVSADWVVPAVEGYASTLPPLNKHQLAAQSLIVATEPLPADVWAEIGLTRGQAFSENSRQVTYGQRSRDDRLVFGARGGYRFGGRLRSDFNLTQAERALRQHLFSELFPILRNVRLTHAWGGNLGVARSFHPHMLADRRQRIALAGGYGGEGVGASNLGGRTVAALILDQDNELTRQPWVLDDRPLASLPRWEPEPLRWLGYNAIIQSFVHEDQVLANLHAPRWRRRMAEGLAGCMERLMKSKEPFA
- a CDS encoding HD-GYP domain-containing protein: MFAKVNAQSRIVIIDDVATNLRLLDSCLRAVGLQNITTFSDSAKGLDWLLANAWDLLLLDLDMPAPDGFEILDRLNTRDRTESPVIIVTALSDQQNRRKGLERGANDFISKPIDLPEVLLRVRNCLELAQAAKLLRDVNAELERKVELRTAQLASSYKAISSSLSRAASYRDDDTGQHIVRIGESAALLAKAIGMPAQWCDLMRMAAPMHDVGKIGIVDAILQKPGALTPQERAIMQEHARIGYEILRDPEGSPLTDLAAEIALSHHERWDGTGYPKGLRGKEIPLSARIVSICDVYDAIRMPRAYKQAWDVECSRRFITDQAGTQFDPFLVDVFCNLFDEIDRLRLPDAREG
- a CDS encoding helix-turn-helix domain-containing protein translates to MPLLPPDTAEQTTLTLEVVLRYHMAWKRRDLEAILAMYHPQVQYNDFFQNRSMGLTELRAYITSTLPRHPDEYLEHNDRIRADGCTAFIQYQTALKGSGERVVFRTSEAITVCDGLILRINEYASLVRDSEPQTGRHAPAISKLGLSARQLTFMARDLADYFTRQQPFLDPDLDLARIASATGYSRNQLSYLLNQVLGQSFYRYVTQARLAYLLERLVNHGENAPIDALAASAGFNSTSAFYKAFRSHTSCTPKAWLKANCARARR
- a CDS encoding OmpP1/FadL family transporter — encoded protein: MKRSTFVQVFLFLSPGAVYAGGFDGLAIGVQPIFESGNYIELTHHWLRPNIEGTDPAGNDTGNLVRRLDSTSGAFKLDVSDSFSLALLTDEPYARSPYYRKGPAEGLKASYKSRDWTLVGRYKLTPELSVYGGPFSQTLEIAAHQPQQLAGVAYTLKTDGDTRYGYTLGVAYEPMPFTRVSLTYRSKVQHKVDGTENGMDSTIRQRTPESLALDAQIPISQSTLLFGSVFWAKWTGVSLAPPLFTATFGMPVKVFENDTIRYTLGAGYRINENATLIGAFIYEKEKEEFSPLAPTSGIKALSVGLKYDVGHGFNVTPMVTYSKFGDMSSPVFGEYRDNTMTIYSLKTSYNF